Proteins found in one Oscarella lobularis chromosome 16, ooOscLobu1.1, whole genome shotgun sequence genomic segment:
- the LOC136197022 gene encoding homeobox ARX homolog alr-1-like yields the protein MSTHSDAASDSDCYAAGNLFYDIPDVDSTLDGDEIAGLTRQRRTRVMFTRFQLKQLERLYAVDQYPKLETRRRVGDQMGITERRIQVWFQNRRAKAKRDGTLTTPPQYAKFNGHAMRYGRRNSDWAAIASAAAAAVAVEQVQLPRDVSSTSILQSPQLPSQPSETSALERPIQDLRHFVGAQCLHLRQMGAKLQADIRNL from the exons ATGTCGACGCACTCGGACGCGGCATCGGACAGCG acTGCTACGCCGCCGGTAACCTGTTCTACGATATtcccgacgtcgattcgacgctcgacggcgacgaaatcgccggtTTGACGCGCCAGCGTCGAACGCGCGTCATGTTTACGCGATTTCAATTAAAACAGCTCGAACGCCTCTACGCGGTCGACCAGTATCCCAAACtggaaacgcgacgacgcgttggcGATCAGATGGGCATAACGGAGAGGCGGATACAG GTTTGgtttcaaaatcgtcgtgcGAAAGCAAAGCGCGACGGCACGCTaacgacgccgccgcagTACGCCAAATTCAACGGTCATGCGATGCGTTATGGTCGCCGGAATTCTGACTGGGCAGCTATTGCGtcagcggcggcagcggccgtcgccgtcgagcaaGTTCAACTACCACGTGACGTATCGTCAACGAGCATTTTGCAATCGCCGCAGCTGCCGTCGCAACCGAGCGAAACGTCGGCGCTCGAAAGACCCATACAGGACTTGAGGCACTTTGTGGGGGCCCAGTGTTTGCATTTACGGCAAATGGGAGCTAAGCTTCAAGCCGATATAAGAAACCTTTAG
- the LOC136197020 gene encoding peroxisome biogenesis factor 10-like gives MSSSAVFSPAGQPELIRANQKDHQYLYVFRKQFITAIESIFGNSPWIRWTGELSVLSDALYFGLTTICGYQTLGEEYCNIVQVDPSKAQIPSTWRRVAMVSLQILVPYVVKKILDKTTSAASSLADDEQQQRALAVVAVSRKIIQVLHRTHLAVFYLNGVYYHISKRFTGISYVLARHSLVSDSNSFLGYRLIGGLATLQLGLALAQWMYKACMESVEKPTSTKRDDNATEDVHYSFGKCPLCLGQRKSPASTPCGHIFCWFCIVEWTTSKPECPVCRETVQPSRVVCLQNYIPSS, from the exons ATGTCTTCGAGTGCAGTTTTCAGCCCTGCAGGACAACCCGAGCTCATTCGAGCGAATCAGAAAGATCACCAGTACTTATACGTCTTTCGAAAACAGTTCATAACGGCAATCGAGTCCATATTCG GCAATTCGCCGTGGATTCGATGGACAGGCGAACTCAGCGTCCTATCAGACGCGCTCTATTTCggattgacgacgatatGCGGCTATCAGACGCTGGGAGAAGAATACTGCAACATCGTGCAAGTAGACCCATCGAAAGCCCAAATACCGTCAACATGG AGACGCGTTGCTATGGTTTCGCTTCAAATTTTAGTGCCGTACGTAGTAAAGAAAATCTTggacaaaacgacgtcagctgCTTCTTCATtggccgacgacgagcagcaGCAACGGGCTCTAGCCGTTGTAGCTGTCTCGAGGAAAATCATCCAAGTGCTACATCGTACCCATTTGGCTGTCTTCTATCTCAACGGCGTCTATTATCACATCTCTAAACGATTTACTGGTATTTCTTAT GTTCTTGCCAGGCATAGTCTGGTTAGCGattctaattcgtttttggGCTACCGTTTGATTGGCGGGTTGGCTACGCTCCAACTGGGTCTAGCATTGGCTCAGTGGATGTATAAGGCTTGTATGGAATCAGTAGAAAAGCCGACGTCTACTAAGAG AGACGATAATGCGACTGAGGACGTTCATTATTCGTTTGGGAAGTGTCCTCTGTGTCTGGGTCAGCGGAAGAGTCCtgcgtcgacgccgtgcgGTCACATATTCTGCTGGTTTTGCATCGTCGAATGGACCACAAGCAAG cCCGAATGCCCTGTGTGTCGCGAAACTGTGCAGCCGTC